The Setaria viridis chromosome 9, Setaria_viridis_v4.0, whole genome shotgun sequence sequence TTGTGGAAGAGCACTGCCTTACGGCTCGATGTCAGTTATCACCGCGGTATCAAAACTACGAATTGACCAAAGAAATGATCCGTGTACATCCTTTGCATGATGCATACAGAACAATCGTGTAGCTTCAAGCAAACAAATTAATTGTACAATGAAAAGTTTGGGCATCTATATCACACGCAAGTATAATCTGTTACTATTTTTTTGAACTTAAAGATAATCTGTTATACTATGAACCGCCGCTTAACTGCTTAAGCAAAGCAGCGACAGCGAGAGCCGATCTCACAAGTGcgaggcgccggccggccgtcagCTCGCCGCGACCAACGGCGTGAACACCGCCTTCGCAAGAACGTGCGTCTTCTTCTTTCCGAGCCCGAACCCGAAGATGTGGTTGATGTAAACGTCCCCGTCCTTCACCGTCGCCGACGCCCCCACCCGGTGGATCGGCCCGACGTACTGCCCGGTGACGCTCGCGGTCTCCCAGTCGTCGGAGCTCTCCACCAGCCGGCTCGGCATGCCGGCGACCACCAGCCTCGTCGCGGAGAGCAGCTCCAGCCCGTCCCCTCTCCTCAGCGACCCCTGCACCTTCACGACGCGCACCGTCTCCGTCTTCGGGTCGACCTTGAAGAGGTCGCCGCCGGAGGTGTGGATGACGAGGAGGTAGCCGTTCGGGTGGTGCACGATGCCGTTCAGGCCGATGAGGTTGTGCCGCGCCCCCGGCCGCTGCGTGAACGTGGCGTTCCTGATGACGCCCAGCAGCGCGCCGTCCGGGCTCACCTTCCAGATCTTGCTACCCCTGGCGTCGGTCACGTAGCCGTTGccgtcctcgtcggcggcgacgtcgtcgggAAACGTGGACTCGCCTGCAAAACCAAACAGCGATGGGTTAAGCTGGGTACACGGCACATCGTACTTAATGTGTTCGGTCATGAAGGTCTGTCAGTGATAAAGCAGCTTAAATACGTGCTGCCTGGATCAATCAAATAACCAAACTTTCATTAGGGAAGAATTGGGACGTGCAAAAGATTATGGCGGTTCCAAGCTAAGTTTTAGAAGCATTTAGCAGCCATCTAAAACCTCCTAAAAATGTGTTTGActccacctcctaaaagtgactaaaagcAATTAATGCAGTGCCAAAAAGACCATACAGCCCCTCCTTTGTACCCCTGCTCCTTCTCTGTAATCCCCaccccctctcctcttcttcctcatggcAGCCATGGCCCTcgctctcctcctcgccgtctacACCGCCGcgcccgtggccgccgccggcgggtcCGCGGCCATGAACGGgaaccgcctccgcccgctgctTCCTTCCGTCtatctctccccctccctccagcGACAGAGACAGGGATGGGGCGAGGCAGAAGGAGGCGTTCGCGACGCGAGCTTGGTGAAGGCGGGGAGCCGCGGCCGCGCGATTCGCGTCCGGGATGGCCACGGGTGGCTGCGGCGCGGTGGGGCGGACGGGTGCCTCCGCCCTTGGCTGCTACGGGTGCCCGCCACCGGCGCCTCGGCTTCCGGCCCCGCCGCGG is a genomic window containing:
- the LOC117837947 gene encoding uncharacterized protein; the encoded protein is MCGGCCRRQSDPDGSPAGGGGGRRGFCGPALAALALAAAAAVAFLEGTAGGVYYAGEGWLHECAKWDAEGGRFLVSTFFGAGVTEVRGGGVAEERVVLADPDAAGRVALGLAVDAPRRRLLLVYADRLPRLGYAALAAYDLGSWRRLFLTRLDVPGESTFPDDVAADEDGNGYVTDARGSKIWKVSPDGALLGVIRNATFTQRPGARHNLIGLNGIVHHPNGYLLVIHTSGGDLFKVDPKTETVRVVKVQGSLRRGDGLELLSATRLVVAGMPSRLVESSDDWETASVTGQYVGPIHRVGASATVKDGDVYINHIFGFGLGKKKTHVLAKAVFTPLVAAS